Proteins encoded within one genomic window of Actinoplanes octamycinicus:
- a CDS encoding aminotransferase-like domain-containing protein, which translates to MSPISPADLAARLGRWSAGRGPLYLLLAGRLRALIDDGELPPGTGLPTDRALAAGLSAGRTTVVAAYDLLRQEGRLVRRQGSGTWVAGSAPGPLNATEPTVNPVFLHLLDPPDHVAQFACAGPTGAPPAVPAAYRAALAGLGGPDLGYHPAGHPRLRAALAERYTTRGVPTTPEQILVTTGGQQGLALLARALIAPGAEVVLQAPTYPGALEIFRESAAALLPVTTDDFRYAAALSRRPAMAYLIARCHNPSGRHLPAADRERIVAAALDTGVPLVVDDVLAELAFPPGPGPAFPDAPPPRSASLPATPSSSGAPAARDASPLRGASLPVTPAVQGASALTPPLAALAPDADQLITVGSLSKLVWGGLRIGWVRAQPALIGRLARLKAVIDLGSGVLDQLAAVELIEGLDTLVAERSELLRARHDHLCAEVRRQLPEWEFEPAEGGQTLWVRLPGADAASYAQAALREGVAVLPGGSLDPSGGSLDRLRIPFVAEPAALSAGVRAMATAWRAFAGRAAATPPPLPAIAV; encoded by the coding sequence ATGAGTCCAATCTCGCCCGCCGACCTCGCCGCCCGGCTCGGCCGCTGGTCCGCCGGCCGCGGCCCGCTCTACCTGCTGCTGGCCGGCCGGCTCCGGGCCCTGATCGACGACGGCGAGCTGCCGCCGGGCACCGGGCTGCCCACCGACCGGGCGCTGGCCGCCGGGCTCTCCGCCGGGCGGACCACCGTGGTCGCCGCCTACGACCTGCTGCGCCAGGAGGGCCGGCTGGTCCGGCGGCAGGGGAGCGGCACCTGGGTGGCCGGGTCCGCGCCCGGCCCGCTGAACGCCACCGAGCCGACCGTCAACCCGGTCTTCCTGCACCTGCTCGACCCGCCCGACCACGTGGCGCAGTTCGCCTGCGCCGGGCCGACCGGGGCGCCGCCCGCGGTGCCGGCCGCCTACCGGGCCGCGCTCGCCGGGCTGGGCGGGCCGGACCTCGGCTACCACCCGGCCGGGCATCCGCGGTTGCGGGCCGCGCTGGCCGAGCGCTACACGACCCGCGGGGTGCCGACCACGCCCGAGCAGATCCTGGTCACCACCGGCGGCCAGCAGGGGCTGGCGCTGCTGGCCCGGGCGCTGATCGCGCCCGGCGCCGAGGTGGTGCTGCAGGCGCCGACCTATCCGGGCGCGCTGGAGATCTTCCGCGAGTCGGCGGCGGCATTGCTGCCGGTCACGACCGACGATTTCCGGTACGCCGCCGCGCTGTCCCGGCGGCCGGCGATGGCGTACCTGATCGCCCGGTGTCACAACCCCTCCGGGCGCCACCTCCCGGCCGCCGACCGGGAGCGGATCGTGGCGGCGGCGCTGGACACCGGGGTGCCGCTGGTGGTCGACGACGTGCTCGCCGAGCTGGCGTTCCCGCCGGGTCCCGGCCCCGCCTTCCCGGACGCGCCTCCACCCCGGAGCGCGTCCCTTCCTGCCACGCCCAGTTCTTCCGGCGCGCCCGCTGCCCGGGACGCGTCTCCGCTCCGAGGGGCGTCTCTTCCTGTCACGCCCGCTGTCCAGGGCGCGTCTGCTCTCACCCCGCCGCTGGCGGCGCTCGCTCCGGACGCTGACCAGCTGATCACCGTGGGGTCGCTGAGCAAGCTGGTCTGGGGCGGCCTGCGGATCGGCTGGGTGCGGGCGCAGCCGGCGCTGATCGGCCGGCTCGCCCGGCTCAAGGCGGTGATCGACCTGGGCAGCGGAGTTCTCGACCAGCTCGCCGCGGTGGAGCTGATCGAAGGGCTGGACACGCTGGTCGCCGAGCGCTCCGAGCTGCTCCGGGCCCGGCACGACCACCTCTGCGCCGAGGTGCGGCGGCAGCTGCCGGAGTGGGAGTTCGAGCCGGCCGAGGGCGGGCAGACGCTGTGGGTGCGGTTGCCCGGCGCGGACGCGGCGTCCTACGCGCAGGCGGCGCTGCGGGAGGGGGTCGCGGTGCTGCCCGGCGGCTCACTCGACCCGTCCGGCGGCAGCCTGGACCGCCTGCGCATCCCGTTCGTGGCGGAACCGGCGGCGCTCAGCGCGGGCGTCCGGGCGATGGCCACGGCCTGGCGAGCGTTCGCCGGCCGGGCGGCGGCCACCCCGCCACCCCTGCCGGCGATCGCGGTCTGA
- a CDS encoding acetoacetate--CoA ligase yields MGTVLWEPPADVRQTSRIGDYLTWLERERGLSFADYPALWEWSVTDLAGFWSSIWDYFAVLAHDPPTAVLGDTLMPGARWFPGATLNYAENVLRMPGIGDDEPVVLAYSHSREPLTLTARQLREQVRRVRAGLAARGVGKGDRVAAYAPNIPETYVLMLATASLGAIFSSCAPEFGSRSVIDRWSQIAPKVLVAVDGYKYGDKSVDRRAEVEAIVAALPSLEHVVTIGYLGTSGDFSDLDGPDELTFEPVPFDHPLYVLYSSGTTGLPKPIVHGHGGILLEHLKILALHHDLGPSDRFFWFTTTGWMMWNYLASGPAVGAAIVLFDGNPGWPSLDTLWDLIDTAGITYFGTSAPFLMACRKAGLTPRKRLKGLGSTGAPLPAEGFAWVYQAVGRDLQLLSLSGGTDVCTGFVGGAPLLPVRAGVISGRSLGARVEAYDPSGEPVVGELGELVISAPMPSMPVGFWNDPDGSRYREAYFDVFPGVWRHGDWITIGEDGSCVITGRSDATLNRGGVRLGTSEFYSVVESLPEIADSLVVHLDAADDPNGELLLFVVPAEGVEVDDALRAKIARELRGSLSPRHIPDTIHAVRAVPRTLSAKKLEVPVKRILTGTPIESAAAKGALANPESLTAFAELARERSRR; encoded by the coding sequence ATGGGCACAGTCCTCTGGGAGCCGCCGGCCGACGTCCGGCAGACCTCCCGGATCGGCGACTATCTGACCTGGCTGGAGCGGGAGCGCGGGCTGAGCTTCGCCGACTATCCGGCACTGTGGGAGTGGTCGGTCACCGACCTCGCCGGGTTCTGGAGCTCCATCTGGGACTACTTCGCCGTGCTGGCCCACGATCCGCCGACCGCCGTCCTGGGCGACACCCTGATGCCGGGGGCCCGGTGGTTCCCCGGCGCCACGCTGAACTACGCGGAGAACGTGCTGCGGATGCCCGGCATCGGCGACGACGAGCCGGTCGTGCTGGCGTACTCGCACAGTCGCGAACCGCTCACCCTGACCGCGCGGCAGCTCCGTGAGCAGGTGCGGCGCGTGCGTGCCGGGCTGGCGGCCCGGGGGGTCGGCAAGGGCGACCGGGTCGCCGCCTACGCGCCGAACATCCCGGAGACCTACGTGCTGATGCTGGCCACCGCCAGCCTCGGGGCGATCTTCTCGTCCTGCGCGCCGGAGTTCGGGTCGCGCAGTGTGATCGACCGGTGGAGCCAGATCGCGCCGAAGGTGCTGGTGGCGGTCGACGGCTACAAATACGGCGACAAGTCGGTCGATCGTCGCGCTGAGGTCGAGGCGATTGTCGCGGCCTTGCCGTCGCTGGAGCACGTTGTCACGATCGGTTACCTGGGTACCTCAGGCGATTTCTCCGATCTGGACGGGCCGGACGAGCTGACCTTCGAGCCGGTCCCGTTCGACCACCCGCTCTACGTGCTCTACAGCTCCGGCACCACCGGCCTGCCCAAGCCGATCGTGCACGGCCACGGCGGCATCCTGCTGGAGCACCTCAAGATCCTGGCCCTGCACCACGACCTGGGCCCGTCCGACCGGTTCTTCTGGTTCACCACCACCGGCTGGATGATGTGGAACTACCTGGCCAGCGGCCCGGCCGTGGGCGCGGCGATCGTGCTGTTCGACGGCAACCCGGGCTGGCCGTCGCTGGACACCCTCTGGGATCTGATCGACACCGCCGGGATCACCTATTTCGGTACGTCGGCGCCGTTCCTGATGGCGTGCCGCAAGGCCGGCCTCACTCCGCGGAAGAGGCTGAAGGGTCTCGGCTCGACCGGCGCGCCGCTGCCCGCCGAGGGCTTCGCCTGGGTCTATCAGGCGGTCGGCCGGGACCTGCAGCTGCTCTCGCTCTCCGGCGGCACCGACGTGTGCACCGGCTTCGTCGGCGGCGCGCCGCTGCTCCCGGTCCGCGCCGGGGTGATCTCCGGGCGGAGCCTGGGCGCCCGGGTGGAGGCCTACGACCCGAGCGGCGAACCGGTCGTCGGCGAGCTGGGCGAGCTGGTGATCAGCGCGCCGATGCCGAGCATGCCGGTCGGTTTCTGGAACGACCCGGACGGCTCGCGCTACCGGGAGGCCTACTTCGACGTCTTCCCCGGCGTCTGGCGGCACGGCGACTGGATCACCATCGGGGAGGACGGCAGCTGCGTGATCACCGGCCGGTCCGACGCCACCCTGAACCGGGGCGGGGTCCGGCTCGGCACGTCGGAGTTCTACTCGGTGGTGGAGAGCCTGCCGGAGATCGCCGACTCGCTGGTGGTGCACCTGGACGCGGCCGACGACCCGAACGGCGAGCTGCTGCTCTTCGTGGTGCCGGCCGAGGGCGTCGAGGTGGACGACGCGCTGCGCGCGAAGATCGCCCGGGAGCTGCGCGGGTCGCTGTCCCCGCGGCACATCCCGGACACCATCCACGCGGTACGCGCGGTGCCGCGCACCCTGTCCGCGAAGAAGCTGGAGGTGCCGGTGAAACGGATCCTCACCGGCACCCCGATCGAGTCGGCGGCGGCCAAGGGCGCCCTGGCCAACCCGGAGTCGCTGACCGCCTTCGCCGAGCTGGCCCGGGAGCGGTCCAGGCGCTAG
- a CDS encoding acyl-CoA thioesterase — MDEQHQGRPIADSRVTLSKIMTAVDVNLYGTVHGGVLMKFVDDVAGAAAARHSGGTAVTAAIDEIVFLEPVRVGDLVHAYAQVNWTGKSSMEVGVKLTGERWDEVGGTPVPVATAYLVFVAVDVAGKPRTVPPVLLADPDDKRRFKEALIRRDHRLARRRAIQRARAEQQEGPQPGW; from the coding sequence ATGGACGAGCAACACCAAGGTCGACCGATCGCTGACAGCCGGGTCACCCTCAGTAAGATCATGACGGCGGTCGACGTCAATCTCTACGGCACCGTGCACGGCGGGGTGCTGATGAAGTTCGTCGACGACGTGGCCGGCGCGGCCGCCGCCCGGCACAGCGGGGGCACCGCGGTCACCGCCGCGATCGACGAGATCGTCTTCCTGGAGCCGGTCCGGGTGGGCGACCTGGTGCACGCGTACGCGCAGGTCAACTGGACCGGCAAGAGTTCGATGGAGGTCGGCGTCAAGCTGACCGGCGAGCGCTGGGACGAGGTCGGCGGCACCCCGGTCCCGGTGGCCACCGCCTACCTGGTCTTCGTGGCGGTCGATGTGGCCGGCAAGCCCCGCACGGTCCCGCCGGTGTTGCTCGCCGACCCGGACGACAAGCGCCGGTTCAAGGAAGCGCTGATCCGCCGTGACCATCGTCTCGCCCGCCGCCGGGCGATCCAGCGGGCCCGGGCCGAGCAGCAAGAGGGTCCGCAGCCGGGTTGGTGA